Proteins encoded in a region of the Campylobacter showae CSUNSWCD genome:
- a CDS encoding argininosuccinate synthase domain-containing protein, whose translation MKALVLFSGGLDSMIAIKLLTAQGIDVTAIHIDIGFSGDEKKAEILRRRANEAGADFKMVDIRNEYLRDVLFTPKYGYGKHFNPCIDCHGYMFKTALAMMRSEGADFIATGEVIGQRPMSQRRDAMAQVKNAAGDEEDLILRPMSAQLMKPTKPEREGWVDRSKLLAISGRDRKRQLALAKEFGFSEYETPGGGCLLTIESFANKIKDFIKFDPDMTSADMQLLRLGRHLRLTNGTKMVIGRDENDNAKLLALNNPKFTQIKFDGDIVGAVSFVDAKFNEADLELAVRLALAYTRADKDTAVRARIGEREICVKPFESKQAAQEFFVS comes from the coding sequence ATGAAAGCGTTAGTTTTATTTAGCGGCGGGCTGGACAGCATGATCGCCATCAAGCTGCTAACAGCTCAAGGCATCGATGTCACTGCGATCCACATCGACATCGGCTTTAGCGGCGACGAGAAAAAGGCGGAAATTTTACGCCGCCGCGCAAACGAAGCCGGAGCCGATTTTAAGATGGTCGATATCAGAAACGAATACCTACGCGACGTGCTTTTCACGCCAAAATACGGCTACGGCAAGCACTTTAACCCATGCATCGACTGCCACGGGTATATGTTTAAAACGGCGCTTGCGATGATGCGCTCGGAGGGTGCGGACTTTATCGCGACGGGCGAAGTGATCGGTCAGCGTCCGATGAGCCAGAGGCGCGACGCGATGGCGCAGGTCAAAAACGCCGCAGGCGACGAGGAGGACCTCATCCTGCGTCCGATGTCTGCGCAGCTGATGAAGCCCACGAAGCCCGAGCGCGAGGGTTGGGTCGATCGCAGCAAGCTGCTCGCCATCAGCGGACGCGACCGCAAGAGACAGCTCGCGCTTGCGAAAGAGTTTGGCTTTAGCGAGTACGAGACGCCCGGCGGCGGGTGCCTGCTCACGATCGAGAGCTTTGCGAATAAAATCAAAGATTTCATCAAATTTGACCCGGATATGACGAGCGCTGATATGCAGCTACTGCGCCTCGGACGACATCTGCGCCTAACAAACGGCACCAAAATGGTCATCGGCCGCGACGAAAACGACAACGCCAAACTGCTAGCTCTAAATAATCCAAAATTTACGCAGATCAAATTTGACGGCGATATCGTGGGCGCGGTGAGCTTCGTGGATGCTAAATTTAACGAAGCCGACCTCGAGTTAGCCGTGCGGCTGGCGCTTGCCTATACAAGAGCAGACAAAGATACG
- the dnaG gene encoding DNA primase, whose amino-acid sequence MIDPKSIERLKAQTDIVDVVGHYLPLKKSGANFVCVCPFHDDKNPSMSVSPSRGIFHCFSCKAGGDAIKFVMDYEKLSYPEAVEKIASLQNFTLNYVRGGEPAKENKHILENANAFYRSLLYKTPAAASYLYSRGVTDELIDKFELGFAPESAQTIRLLQNEQIEPKEALEVGIVKQNENGIYASFINRITFPIYTHAGRLVGFGGRTISGNPAKYVNSPQSAVFDKSTLFYGYHLAKREIFTKNQIIITEGYMDVIMLHKAGFNNVVAVLGTALTTKHLPLLKRGEISVILCFDGDEAGINAATKSALLLAQNEIDGSVVIIEGGADPADMVVAGKIEYLRQIFESGMEIGEFYIRHLASGFDLSRPVQKQKALEAIQAFTASLKPIVANSYIPLVAKILKIAEGSFWLTRGANTQAAKERMQAYEMQNLGKNQRGRKDILEIRFLKTMIENPNFKKIVLENLKTEYFVRHRDIYEAVAQGASADDPAVRELMFENYDAFKDEDEILKNIVILKVRFYENLHKEYSAKQIPLEEKKQILSKIKKIIEELKK is encoded by the coding sequence ATGATCGATCCAAAATCAATAGAAAGACTAAAAGCGCAAACCGATATCGTCGATGTCGTCGGGCACTATCTGCCGCTGAAAAAAAGTGGCGCGAACTTCGTGTGCGTCTGCCCGTTTCACGACGATAAAAACCCGAGCATGAGCGTGAGCCCGTCGCGCGGGATATTTCACTGCTTTTCGTGCAAAGCCGGCGGCGACGCGATCAAATTCGTGATGGACTACGAAAAGCTAAGCTACCCCGAAGCCGTCGAAAAGATCGCTAGTTTGCAAAATTTCACACTAAACTACGTGCGAGGCGGCGAACCGGCGAAGGAAAACAAGCACATCCTAGAAAACGCGAATGCCTTTTACCGCTCGCTGCTTTACAAAACTCCCGCGGCCGCCAGTTATCTGTACTCGCGCGGTGTAACAGACGAGCTGATAGATAAATTTGAGCTGGGTTTCGCACCCGAGAGCGCGCAGACGATAAGGCTACTGCAAAACGAGCAAATCGAACCCAAAGAAGCCCTAGAAGTCGGCATCGTAAAGCAAAACGAAAACGGCATTTACGCGAGTTTCATAAACCGAATCACCTTTCCTATCTACACGCATGCGGGGCGGCTGGTGGGATTTGGCGGACGCACGATCAGCGGCAACCCCGCTAAATACGTAAATTCGCCCCAGTCCGCGGTTTTTGACAAATCGACTCTTTTTTACGGCTACCACCTAGCAAAGCGAGAAATTTTCACCAAAAATCAGATCATCATCACCGAAGGCTACATGGACGTCATCATGCTGCACAAGGCGGGCTTTAACAACGTCGTAGCCGTGCTTGGAACTGCGCTCACGACCAAGCACCTGCCGCTTTTAAAACGCGGCGAGATTAGCGTTATCTTGTGCTTTGACGGCGATGAGGCGGGTATAAACGCCGCGACGAAGTCCGCCCTACTGCTCGCGCAAAACGAAATCGACGGTAGCGTCGTCATCATAGAAGGTGGCGCAGATCCGGCCGATATGGTGGTAGCCGGCAAGATAGAGTATCTGCGGCAAATTTTTGAAAGCGGCATGGAGATTGGCGAATTTTACATCAGGCATTTAGCTAGCGGCTTTGACCTCTCGCGCCCCGTGCAAAAGCAAAAAGCGCTAGAAGCGATCCAGGCCTTTACCGCGAGCCTAAAGCCCATCGTCGCAAACTCCTACATCCCGCTCGTGGCTAAAATTTTAAAGATAGCCGAGGGGTCGTTTTGGCTAACTAGAGGCGCAAATACGCAAGCCGCCAAAGAGCGCATGCAGGCCTACGAAATGCAAAATTTGGGCAAAAATCAGCGCGGGCGTAAAGATATACTTGAAATTCGGTTTTTAAAAACGATGATCGAAAATCCAAATTTTAAAAAAATTGTTTTAGAAAATTTAAAAACGGAGTATTTCGTCCGTCACAGAGATATTTACGAAGCGGTCGCGCAGGGGGCCAGCGCGGACGATCCCGCCGTGCGCGAGCTGATGTTTGAAAACTACGATGCCTTTAAAGACGAGGATGAAATTTTAAAAAATATAGTTATTTTAAAAGTGAGATTTTACGAGAATTTGCACAAAGAATATTCGGCAAAACAAATTCCTTTAGAGGAAAAAAAACAAATACTATCAAAAATAAAAAAAATTATCGAGGAACTTAAAAAATGA
- a CDS encoding tetratricopeptide repeat protein — protein sequence MDIFFIEFRDPIFGLVVLVAAVLVIAVFSYAWGVFKNKDEKAEIAGFLKKFGKSQGLSDENKQLLINSGADTATMCFLAGTFSKSGYFEKAINVYAVALERAKNRTAKEQIFTDLGQTYFKAGFLERAKSVFLEALKISPRNQIALKSLTIIFEKLKDYEGALQTLDALQELGSDVRAQTAYIKALQILADKSKDETAKIGEILALKDEFALVRRMAMERLNLSGSALKDFADFPPLEDVLDLVYYQNSPVNLTDPEYKSLFFVKGMSDEDGAPLGFELEVLKKLKAANYDKAALSFNYVCKSCKNAFPMHFYRCPMCSELGSVQILPHITEKSDENSMPF from the coding sequence TTGGATATATTTTTTATCGAATTTAGAGACCCGATTTTCGGTCTCGTGGTGCTAGTCGCCGCGGTGCTCGTGATCGCCGTTTTTAGCTACGCATGGGGCGTTTTTAAGAACAAAGACGAAAAGGCGGAGATCGCGGGATTTTTGAAAAAATTCGGCAAATCTCAGGGTCTGAGCGACGAAAACAAACAGCTTTTGATAAACTCGGGTGCAGATACGGCTACGATGTGCTTTTTGGCGGGGACGTTTTCAAAAAGCGGGTATTTTGAAAAGGCTATCAACGTCTATGCCGTGGCTTTGGAGCGGGCTAAAAACCGCACGGCAAAGGAGCAAATTTTCACCGATCTTGGTCAAACTTATTTTAAGGCGGGCTTTTTGGAGCGCGCAAAGAGCGTATTTTTAGAGGCGCTAAAAATCTCCCCGCGAAATCAAATCGCGCTAAAATCTCTAACGATAATTTTCGAAAAACTAAAAGACTACGAGGGCGCATTGCAGACCCTGGATGCTTTGCAGGAGCTTGGCAGTGACGTGAGAGCGCAGACGGCGTATATCAAGGCGCTGCAAATTTTAGCGGATAAAAGCAAAGATGAAACCGCTAAAATCGGCGAAATTTTAGCCCTAAAGGACGAATTTGCGCTCGTGCGCCGAATGGCGATGGAGAGGCTAAATTTAAGCGGCTCGGCTCTTAAAGATTTTGCCGATTTCCCGCCGCTTGAGGATGTTTTGGATTTGGTTTATTATCAAAACTCGCCCGTAAATTTAACCGATCCCGAGTATAAGAGCCTGTTTTTCGTAAAAGGCATGAGCGACGAGGACGGCGCACCGCTAGGCTTTGAGCTAGAGGTTTTAAAGAAGCTAAAAGCGGCAAACTACGACAAAGCCGCGCTTAGCTTTAACTACGTTTGCAAGAGCTGTAAAAACGCCTTTCCGATGCATTTTTACCGCTGTCCGATGTGTAGCGAGCTAGGCAGCGTGCAAATTTTGCCTCACATCACGGAAAAATCCGATGAAAACAGTATGCCTTTTTAG
- the rnhA gene encoding ribonuclease HI: MKTVCLFSDGSCLDNPGPGGWAYTLEYGEHKKTASGGEAHTTNNQMELRAAIEGLKALKQPCRVKLYTDSSYVANAVNAWLEGWVKKNFKNVKNVPLWQEYLAASERHEVEAIWVKGHAGHPQNELCDEMAREQAVKIKNNLKGE; the protein is encoded by the coding sequence ATGAAAACAGTATGCCTTTTTAGCGACGGCTCGTGTCTGGATAACCCAGGTCCTGGCGGCTGGGCATACACCCTAGAGTACGGAGAGCACAAAAAAACGGCAAGCGGCGGCGAGGCGCACACGACAAATAATCAAATGGAACTACGCGCTGCGATCGAGGGGCTAAAGGCGCTAAAACAGCCCTGCCGCGTAAAGCTCTACACCGATAGCTCATACGTCGCAAACGCCGTAAATGCGTGGCTAGAGGGCTGGGTCAAAAAAAACTTTAAAAACGTAAAAAACGTCCCTCTGTGGCAGGAGTATCTGGCTGCTAGCGAGCGGCACGAGGTCGAGGCGATCTGGGTCAAAGGCCACGCCGGACACCCGCAAAACGAGCTTTGCGACGAGATGGCGCGCGAACAAGCCGTAAAGATAAAAAATAACTTAAAAGGCGAATAA
- the rnc gene encoding ribonuclease III encodes MRNLEEKLGYKFKDEKLLKTALTHKSVKGGANNERLEFLGDAVMDLVIGDYLFHKFSRLSEGDLSKLRAALVNEKSFAELAKYLNLGQLINISPAEEHNGGRAKASILSDAFEALMGAIYLESGFDAVRAASLKAFERCYPDINFDRMVKDYKTALQELTQARFAEIPKYVLVGSKGPDHKKEFEIALMLNEREISRAAGKSKKEAEQKAAKTALEILGEGK; translated from the coding sequence ATGCGAAATTTGGAAGAAAAATTAGGATATAAATTTAAAGACGAAAAGCTGCTAAAAACTGCGCTCACGCATAAAAGCGTAAAAGGCGGCGCAAACAACGAGAGGCTCGAGTTTTTGGGCGATGCGGTGATGGATCTAGTGATCGGGGATTATCTTTTTCACAAATTTTCGCGCCTAAGCGAAGGCGATCTAAGCAAACTGCGCGCCGCGCTCGTAAATGAAAAAAGCTTCGCCGAGCTGGCTAAATATCTAAATTTAGGCCAACTCATCAATATCTCGCCCGCCGAGGAGCACAACGGCGGACGGGCAAAAGCCTCGATCTTATCAGACGCCTTTGAGGCGCTGATGGGCGCGATCTACCTAGAAAGCGGCTTTGACGCCGTACGCGCGGCTAGCCTAAAGGCCTTTGAGAGATGCTACCCCGATATAAATTTCGACCGCATGGTAAAAGACTACAAAACCGCGCTGCAAGAGCTCACTCAAGCGCGCTTCGCCGAGATACCAAAATACGTGCTGGTGGGCTCAAAAGGCCCCGATCACAAGAAGGAATTTGAGATCGCGCTGATGCTAAACGAGCGCGAGATCTCGCGAGCCGCGGGCAAGAGCAAAAAAGAAGCCGAGCAAAAAGCCGCTAAAACCGCGCTTGAGATTTTAGGAGAGGGCAAGTGA
- the aroC gene encoding chorismate synthase — translation MNTFGRKLTLTTFGESHGSAIGGVLDGFPAGVRIDLNFIQSELDKRKPGGSKFATARNEGDRVEILSGVFEGVSTGTPIGFIIRNENQKSGDYENLRELFRPGHADYAYYRKYGIRDHRGGGRSSARETAVRVAGGAIAQILLDEFGMSVQSGVASVGKISCGERLDFDLAARSEIFSLGNEEAMKEEILKAKQEHDSVGASVVTVIHGAPAGLGEGLYYKFDAAIAAAMMGINGVKAVEIGEGVSASKMRGSENNDSMGAKYAHVNSGGSARGVNLSSSDDSALDGAGERSNLNGDKFDEFKSACRDSNSNEKFGFTSNHAGGTLGGMTSGQEIVIKTHFKPTPSIFLSQPTQNVRGEDAICELRGRHDPCIGVRGSVVATAMARLVTADMLLLNLSANLANLKRIYG, via the coding sequence GTGAATACCTTTGGGCGCAAACTAACGCTAACGACGTTTGGCGAGAGTCACGGATCGGCGATCGGCGGCGTGCTAGACGGCTTTCCTGCAGGCGTGCGTATTGATTTAAATTTTATCCAAAGCGAGCTTGATAAGCGAAAGCCGGGCGGCTCTAAATTTGCCACGGCAAGGAATGAGGGCGACCGCGTGGAGATTTTAAGCGGCGTGTTTGAAGGTGTCAGCACTGGCACTCCGATCGGTTTCATCATCCGAAACGAAAATCAAAAATCGGGCGATTATGAAAATTTACGCGAGCTCTTTCGTCCCGGGCACGCCGACTACGCCTACTACCGCAAATACGGCATCCGCGACCACCGAGGCGGCGGACGCAGCTCGGCTAGAGAGACGGCCGTGCGCGTGGCTGGCGGTGCGATAGCTCAAATTTTGCTGGACGAATTTGGCATGAGCGTACAAAGCGGCGTGGCTAGCGTGGGCAAAATTTCGTGCGGCGAGCGGTTAGACTTTGATCTCGCGGCGCGCTCGGAGATATTTTCGCTAGGCAACGAAGAAGCGATGAAAGAAGAAATCCTAAAAGCTAAGCAGGAGCACGACAGCGTCGGAGCTAGCGTCGTTACGGTTATCCACGGCGCGCCGGCTGGGCTTGGCGAGGGGTTATACTATAAATTTGACGCGGCAATTGCGGCTGCGATGATGGGCATAAACGGCGTCAAAGCCGTAGAGATCGGCGAGGGCGTGAGTGCTAGCAAGATGCGCGGCAGCGAAAATAACGACTCGATGGGCGCAAAATATGCGCACGTAAATTCGGGAGGCTCGGCTCGCGGCGTAAATTTGAGTAGCTCGGACGACTCTGCTCTTGACGGTGCGGGTGAGCGGTCAAATTTAAACGGAGACAAATTTGACGAATTTAAAAGCGCTTGCCGCGACTCAAATTCAAACGAGAAATTCGGTTTTACCTCAAATCACGCGGGCGGAACACTGGGCGGCATGACGAGCGGACAAGAGATCGTGATAAAGACGCATTTTAAGCCGACTCCGTCGATATTTTTATCACAGCCGACGCAAAACGTGCGCGGCGAGGACGCCATCTGCGAGCTGCGCGGACGGCATGACCCGTGTATCGGAGTGCGCGGCAGCGTCGTAGCAACTGCGATGGCTAGACTAGTAACGGCTGATATGCTACTTTTAAATTTGAGCGCAAATCTAGCAAATTTAAAGAGAATTTACGGCTAA
- a CDS encoding ribonuclease HII has protein sequence MKNKFDAQICGIDEAGRGALAGPLAVAACVLKREIAGLNDSKKLTKKRRERLFREIIKNSDFLIVYFSNEQIDELGLSECLRRALRLFMTHFTNCELLYDGNANYGTGIKTMVGADGKVAQVSAASILAKVSRDALMRAWDGVHAGYGYATHKGYGTKAHLDAIARLGDSPLQRRSFRVKSFERGLFDE, from the coding sequence ATGAAAAACAAATTTGACGCCCAAATCTGCGGTATCGACGAAGCGGGTCGCGGCGCGCTGGCTGGACCTTTGGCGGTGGCTGCATGCGTACTAAAGCGCGAGATAGCGGGCCTAAACGACTCAAAAAAACTAACTAAAAAGCGGCGCGAGCGGCTGTTTCGCGAGATCATCAAAAACTCGGACTTTCTTATCGTATATTTTTCAAACGAGCAAATCGACGAGCTAGGCCTTAGCGAGTGCCTTAGACGTGCGCTGCGGCTATTTATGACGCATTTTACGAACTGCGAGCTGCTCTACGACGGCAATGCAAACTACGGCACTGGCATAAAAACAATGGTCGGAGCCGACGGTAAAGTAGCACAAGTGAGCGCCGCAAGCATCCTAGCCAAGGTAAGCCGCGACGCGCTGATGAGGGCGTGGGACGGCGTGCATGCGGGCTACGGATACGCCACGCACAAAGGATACGGCACAAAAGCGCATCTAGACGCGATCGCGAGGCTTGGCGACTCGCCGCTTCAAAGGCGCAGCTTTCGCGTAAAAAGCTTTGAGCGCGGACTGTTTGATGAGTAA
- a CDS encoding ATP-binding protein — protein MQTLTALYQNSPKNIKFINRKFEITAPKTLIKGGIGSGKTSLIAGFLSAFESKEFLYINLGDLRIDADEILSNLPDFLRQNPQIKILAIDDFEQRFQEKLEPILELNLSNFIVASRFKDANLSGFSELNLDFLDYEEFIAFFSKKIDPETLFSHFLLHGRSPASAFGDAENVAANLQTALKSSLSATQLAVLKECAKAQAQNVSVFEIFSTLKSTRKISKDSVYGALSELENMSAVSLVEKFNEPNAAKRLYFNDFAFKSALSLKKDFAKNFNNTVFCELAKFNERIFYTKELNFFLPKRKLAIICSPFSDADLVFLKFKKLHANLKILGINRLQAISVANSGKTSIEGIKCEVAPFSRWALGI, from the coding sequence ATGCAAACTCTAACCGCGCTCTACCAAAATTCACCAAAAAACATCAAATTTATAAATAGAAAATTTGAGATCACAGCGCCAAAAACGCTGATAAAAGGCGGCATAGGAAGCGGCAAAACCTCGCTGATCGCGGGCTTTTTGTCGGCATTTGAGAGCAAAGAGTTTTTGTACATAAATTTAGGCGATCTGCGCATAGATGCGGATGAGATTTTGTCAAATTTGCCAGATTTTTTACGCCAAAATCCGCAGATAAAAATTCTAGCGATCGATGATTTCGAGCAGAGATTTCAGGAAAAACTTGAACCGATTTTGGAGCTAAATTTATCAAATTTTATCGTCGCTTCGCGGTTTAAAGATGCAAATTTGAGCGGTTTTAGCGAGCTAAATTTGGATTTTTTAGACTACGAGGAGTTTATCGCATTTTTTTCGAAAAAGATCGATCCAGAGACGCTTTTTAGCCACTTTTTACTTCACGGCAGAAGCCCAGCGTCGGCCTTTGGCGACGCCGAAAACGTCGCGGCAAATCTACAAACCGCGCTAAAATCCTCACTCTCTGCCACACAGCTAGCCGTACTAAAAGAGTGCGCGAAAGCTCAGGCGCAAAATGTGAGCGTCTTTGAGATTTTTAGCACGTTAAAATCCACGAGAAAAATCTCAAAAGATAGCGTTTACGGCGCACTTAGCGAGCTAGAAAACATGAGCGCGGTTAGCCTGGTAGAGAAATTTAACGAACCAAACGCCGCAAAAAGGCTTTATTTTAACGACTTTGCGTTTAAAAGCGCGCTAAGCCTAAAAAAGGACTTCGCTAAAAACTTTAACAACACGGTTTTTTGCGAGCTGGCCAAATTTAACGAACGGATTTTTTATACAAAAGAGCTTAATTTTTTCCTGCCAAAAAGGAAACTTGCGATCATTTGCTCGCCGTTTAGCGATGCGGATTTGGTCTTTTTAAAATTTAAAAAACTGCACGCAAATTTAAAAATTTTAGGTATAAATAGGCTACAAGCAATCAGCGTGGCAAACTCGGGAAAGACGAGCATAGAGGGCATAAAATGCGAGGTCGCGCCGTTTTCTCGCTGGGCGCTAGGCATATAA
- a CDS encoding tetratricopeptide repeat protein — MKKITVFGLMLISALAIDNPMANILKDYENKCNAGDEMACGVAGGVYDFAFEAYGVKQDYGKAMKFYKKGCDNGNYRSCNNLGFMYENEKGVKRDYKKAFELYTKSCDIGNDALGCRNLGFLYINKHVSGINEKQAFWEGIGRVEKSCDITPDFTACSFLGDVYLRINEKNDAMKYYQRGCTTGATDNVVQSFEEGVKLWQLTCAMYELLKQGSR, encoded by the coding sequence ATGAAAAAAATTACGGTTTTTGGCCTAATGTTAATAAGCGCTTTGGCGATAGACAATCCGATGGCAAATATACTAAAGGACTATGAAAACAAGTGTAATGCCGGGGACGAGATGGCATGCGGCGTGGCGGGCGGAGTTTATGATTTTGCCTTCGAGGCGTACGGGGTAAAGCAGGACTACGGCAAGGCGATGAAATTTTATAAAAAGGGCTGCGATAATGGAAACTACAGGTCGTGCAATAATCTAGGCTTTATGTACGAAAATGAAAAAGGCGTAAAGAGGGACTACAAAAAAGCGTTTGAGTTATATACTAAGTCTTGCGACATCGGAAACGACGCGCTCGGTTGTAGAAATCTCGGATTTTTGTATATCAATAAGCATGTTTCAGGCATAAATGAGAAGCAAGCGTTTTGGGAAGGAATTGGGCGTGTTGAAAAAAGTTGCGACATCACGCCGGATTTTACTGCTTGCAGCTTTTTGGGCGATGTATACTTAAGAATAAATGAAAAAAACGACGCAATGAAATATTATCAAAGAGGATGTACTACTGGGGCTACCGATAATGTTGTTCAATCTTTTGAAGAAGGCGTTAAACTTTGGCAACTAACCTGCGCAATGTACGAGCTTTTAAAACAAGGCTCAAGGTAA
- the rpsJ gene encoding 30S ribosomal protein S10 — protein sequence MERIRLKLKAYDHRVLDRTVAAIVEAVKRTGADVRGPVPMPTKIKRYTVLKSPHINKDSREQFEMRIHARMLDIVAATPDTVDSLTKLDLAPEVNVEVRAMGK from the coding sequence ATGGAAAGAATCAGGCTTAAGCTTAAAGCTTATGACCATAGAGTTCTCGACCGCACAGTTGCAGCCATAGTAGAAGCTGTCAAACGAACGGGCGCCGACGTCAGAGGTCCGGTGCCGATGCCTACGAAGATCAAACGCTACACGGTCTTAAAATCACCACACATCAACAAAGACTCACGCGAGCAGTTTGAAATGAGAATTCACGCTAGAATGCTAGATATCGTAGCGGCTACGCCCGATACCGTCGACTCGCTAACAAAGCTTGACTTAGCCCCTGAGGTTAACGTCGAAGTCCGCGCGATGGGCAAATAA
- the rplC gene encoding 50S ribosomal protein L3 codes for MEYIVEKIGMSRTVNNPSIPVTLLKVVNAKVCEVSECGSAIVAYAKGKAKNKAIEGQQKKYSLTAEFNKFATLQVANKEAGDLDFSPLSSAKILKVSFSSKGKGYQGVVKRHGFAGGPKSHGSRFHKRHGSIGNREWPGRVQPGMKMAGHTGNEKVTVKNEIVSFDVENGILVLKGSVAGYNGAMGRIRIVK; via the coding sequence ATGGAATATATCGTAGAAAAAATAGGCATGAGCAGAACGGTTAATAACCCGAGCATCCCTGTTACGCTTCTAAAGGTCGTAAACGCTAAAGTTTGCGAAGTGAGCGAATGCGGCAGCGCGATAGTAGCTTATGCTAAAGGTAAAGCAAAAAATAAAGCCATAGAGGGTCAGCAAAAAAAATATAGCCTAACGGCGGAATTTAATAAATTCGCAACCCTACAAGTCGCCAATAAAGAGGCGGGCGATCTTGATTTTAGTCCGCTTAGCTCGGCTAAAATTTTAAAAGTTAGCTTTAGCTCAAAAGGTAAAGGCTATCAAGGCGTCGTGAAAAGACACGGCTTTGCCGGAGGTCCGAAAAGTCACGGTTCTCGCTTCCACAAAAGACACGGCTCTATCGGTAACCGCGAGTGGCCGGGACGCGTTCAGCCTGGTATGAAGATGGCCGGACACACCGGAAATGAAAAAGTTACCGTTAAAAATGAGATCGTAAGCTTTGATGTCGAAAACGGAATTTTGGTTTTAAAAGGCAGCGTCGCTGGCTATAACGGTGCAATGGGCAGAATAAGGATAGTAAAATGA
- the rplD gene encoding 50S ribosomal protein L4 has product MSKVCVLNEKFEKASELDLPANYAQINPHNLYLYVKSYLSGMRSNSAHTKTRAFVSGGGKKPWRQKGRGGARAGSTRTNVWVGGAVAFGPSNERNYFQKVNKKQKRLALEFALNEKANAGKIFAVDSIEIASGKTKDAAKIISALNLRDALVVKDLLDDNTLLAFRNLSNCYLIDASEINAYLVATYGAVVIEKAALETIIKEG; this is encoded by the coding sequence ATGAGTAAAGTTTGCGTATTAAACGAAAAATTTGAAAAAGCTAGCGAGCTTGATCTACCGGCTAATTACGCCCAGATCAATCCGCACAACCTATATCTTTACGTTAAGTCTTATTTGTCCGGTATGCGTTCAAATTCGGCTCACACTAAAACCAGAGCTTTCGTAAGCGGCGGCGGTAAAAAACCGTGGAGACAAAAAGGTCGCGGCGGTGCTAGAGCGGGCTCAACCAGAACTAACGTCTGGGTAGGCGGCGCGGTGGCGTTTGGTCCGAGCAACGAGCGAAACTACTTCCAAAAGGTCAATAAAAAGCAAAAAAGATTGGCGCTTGAGTTCGCGCTAAACGAAAAAGCTAACGCGGGTAAAATTTTCGCGGTAGATAGCATAGAGATCGCAAGCGGTAAAACTAAAGACGCGGCTAAAATAATCAGCGCGTTAAATTTGAGAGACGCTTTGGTTGTAAAAGATCTGCTTGACGACAACACGCTATTGGCGTTTAGAAATCTATCAAACTGCTATCTAATCGATGCGAGCGAGATAAACGCTTACTTAGTGGCGACTTACGGTGCCGTCGTTATCGAGAAGGCCGCACTTGAAACTATAATAAAAGAGGGCTGA
- a CDS encoding 50S ribosomal protein L23 encodes MADITDIKTILYTEKTLGLQEQGVVVIQTSPKMTKNRLKEILKEYFGVTPLRVNSLRIDGKVKRFKGREGQRNEIKKFYVQLPEGSSLENTEA; translated from the coding sequence ATGGCAGATATAACTGATATCAAAACGATTTTATATACGGAAAAAACTCTCGGTCTTCAAGAGCAAGGCGTAGTTGTTATACAAACTTCGCCTAAGATGACTAAAAATAGGCTGAAAGAAATTTTGAAAGAATATTTTGGGGTAACGCCGCTTCGCGTAAATTCGCTTAGAATCGACGGAAAAGTTAAGCGTTTCAAAGGAAGAGAAGGACAACGCAACGAGATAAAGAAATTTTACGTTCAGTTGCCTGAAGGCTCAAGCCTAGAAAACACGGAGGCGTAA